Proteins co-encoded in one Roseofilum capinflatum BLCC-M114 genomic window:
- a CDS encoding DUF5615 family PIN-like protein, which yields MSLRILLDEDSQAKYLVNLLEIEGHDVLTVNLAGLVNSTDVMVLSYAINNKRVLLTRNCEDFQELHQENPIHSGILAIYQNSDFSKNMTYQMIVMAIRNLETSEYLLENQFVVLNQWIY from the coding sequence TTGAGCCTACGAATCTTACTCGATGAAGACTCTCAAGCGAAGTATTTAGTGAATCTTTTAGAAATAGAGGGTCATGATGTACTTACTGTTAACTTGGCAGGCTTAGTTAATTCCACAGATGTAATGGTTTTAAGTTATGCTATCAATAATAAAAGAGTTTTGCTAACTCGTAACTGTGAGGACTTTCAAGAATTGCATCAAGAAAATCCAATACATTCTGGTATTTTGGCCATTTATCAAAATAGTGATTTTTCTAAGAATATGACTTATCAAATGATTGTTATGGCAATTAGGAACCTGGAAACATCTGAATATTTACTGGAAAATCAGTTCGTTGTTCTCAATCAGTGGATTTATTGA